ATCAATCATCGATCACATCTTTCGACTGGATGAGATAGTAATTCAAATTTATCCCATCAAGTCAAACGATGAGAACGTCCCTATTCTATGAAAAGTAGAAAAGGAGATCCCCATGAACCAATCTATCAGCCATGTTCAAACGCCGAAGGCGAGCCAGTATCTGCAACAGCTCTGCAAGCATTTTGGCCACAAGGTACCGGTTGAGTTCGATACTCTGAACGGATCCATCACCTTGCCTTTCGGTACCTGCATTCTATTCGCCCAGGACGAGGAACTGGTGCTGACGGTTGCGGGCGACGATATCGGCAAGCTCGAACAGGTGATCGGAGGTCATCTTGAGCGTTTCGCCTTTCGTGAATCCCTCAATGTGACTTGGGACTCAACAAACCAACCATGACTATCTGATGCGCTTGGGCAAGATCACGATACCCGGAGACGACACTATGAAAACCCTGAAAACCTTTTTCAACTCACCCTATGCT
This DNA window, taken from Hoeflea algicola, encodes the following:
- a CDS encoding DUF2218 domain-containing protein, yielding MNQSISHVQTPKASQYLQQLCKHFGHKVPVEFDTLNGSITLPFGTCILFAQDEELVLTVAGDDIGKLEQVIGGHLERFAFRESLNVTWDSTNQP